Proteins encoded within one genomic window of Rhododendron vialii isolate Sample 1 chromosome 1a, ASM3025357v1:
- the LOC131323742 gene encoding small polypeptide DEVIL 13-like, translating into MEYYTSSYSTSSSVSSFMTSIPRKSSASKSPYLIGNVSKKSSSSPPLSRNSSLKRTNSFKSPLSRSCSQTSSCSNSKYSALLSGRNSSSRKCSAFVRRCSSLAKEQRARFYIMRRCVTMLVCWHSESC; encoded by the coding sequence aTGGAGTATTACACCAGTAGCTATTCCACTTCTTCTTCCGTATCCTCCTTCATGACGAGCATTCCCAGGAAGAGCTCTGCTTCCAAATCGCCATATCTGATCGGGAACGTATCCAAAAAGAGCTCTTCATCTCCACCGCTCTCGAGGAATTCTTCACTGAAAAGGACCAATTCGTTCAAATCACCGCTCTCGAGAAGTTGTTCACAGACAAGCTCTTGTAGTAATTCCAAGTACTCTGCCCTGCTCTCAGGGAGGAATTCTTCTTCACGAAAGTGCTCTGCGTTTGTGAGAAGGTGCAGCAGCTTGGCCAAGGAGCAGAGGGCGAGGTTTTACATCATGAGGCGCTGTGTCACCATGCTTGTCTGCTGGCACAGCGAGTCTTGTTGA
- the LOC131323747 gene encoding zinc transporter 1, producing the protein MASMKPLKSTFLLISTLLLSLHLSQTTADEDQISTVDLHSRGLILVKIYCLIILFTTTFAGGVSPYFCRWNESFLLLGTQFAGGVFLGTSLMHFLSDSVQTFGDLTTKSYPFSYMLAAAGYLLTMFGDCVVVLVTTRGGEKEAKVEVEGGGGRDVEAEEDSHHRPVFGATTSLGDAILLILALCFHSVFEGIAVGVAATKGEAWKNLWTISLHKIFAAISMGIALLRMLPKRPFLTTAAYSFAFAISSPLGVGIGIAIDATTQGPGADWTYAISMGLACGVFIYVAINHLIAKGFKPQGPCYFDTPYFKFIAVFLGVGIIAVVMTWDT; encoded by the exons ATGGCTTCCATGAAACCTCTCAAGTCAACCTTCCTCCTCATCTCCACCCTCCTcctatccctccacctctcccAAACCACCGCCGACGAAGACCAAATCAGCACCGTGGATTTGCACTCGAGAGGCTTAATCCTAGTAAAAATCTACTGCCTCATAATCCTCTTCACAACCACATTCGCCGGCGGAGTCTCCCCGTACTTCTGCCGGTGGAACGAGAGCTTCCTCCTGCTCGGCACCCAGTTCGCCGGCGGCGTGTTCCTGGGTACTTCGCTCATGCACTTCTTGAGCGACTCGGTTCAAACCTTCGGTGATTTGACCACCAAATCGTACCCTTTCTCGTACATGTTGGCCGCGGCGGGGTACCTCCTCACCATGTTTGGTGATTGTGTTGTGGTTCTTGTTACGACGAGGGGCGGTGAGAAGGAGGCGAAGGTGGAGGTGGAAGGCGGAGGGGGGAGAGATGTGGAGGCGGAGGAAGATTCACACCACCGGCCGGTTTTCGGGGCGACCACGTCGTTAGGGGACGCTATACTTCTtattcttgctttgtgctttcattctgtttttgaGGGTATTGCTGTTGGAGTAGCAG CTACCAAGGGAGAGGCATGGAAAAACCTGTGGACTATCTCCCTGCACAAGATATTTGCAGCCATTTCGATGGGGATAGCACTGCTGAGAATGTTACCAAAGAGGCCATTCCTGACGACCGCAGCGTATTCTTTTGCCTTTGCCATTTCCAGCCCTCTTGGAGTGGGTATAGGCATAGCCATTGATGCAACGACACAAGGACCTGGAGCTGATTGGACCTATGCCATCTCCATGGGCCTTGCCTGTGGTGTTTTCATCTATGTTGCCATCAACCATCTGATTGCAAAAGGGTTCAAACCACAGGGTCCATGTTATTTTGACACCCCATATTTCAAGTTTATTGCAGTGTTTCTTGGTGTGGGGATTATAGCCGTCGTGATGACCTGGGATACCTAG